A genomic region of Marinobacter sp. NP-4(2019) contains the following coding sequences:
- a CDS encoding monovalent cation/H+ antiporter subunit D: MNHWLTAPILIPLLGGILQVFMGYAPISLRRTLAMTTTVLLLVSAIVLLVLADDGSYRAYAFGNWAPPFGIVLVLDRLAALMLVLTATLALFCHIYSIGGADEGNRQFHALFLFQLLGLNIAFLTGDLFNLFVAFEVLLIASYGLLMHGTGTARTVPGLHYVVLNLAGSSVFLISVGMIYSVTGTLNMADLALQVPKVSGENLLIVKAAGMMLLVVFGLKAAILPLCFWLPRAYAKATAPVAALFAVMTKVGIYAILRVYTLIFGNQAGELAGLGMDWLFPLALITLAMGVIGALGSESLKTLVAWQVIISVGTLLAAMSLGSEAGTSAALFYLLNTTWVVGGLFLVADLISRQRGTARDRIVTAPRMHNRTFLSTLFLIGAVAAAGLPPLSGFFAKLLILQAAAPGTQMAWLWSVVLGGGFFTLIAYSRAGSIIFWRTVDGHIENPGKLSGTVSVSAGALVALSVVIVILAGPITRYADATAAQLHNSSDYIEILKTPMVGEEE; the protein is encoded by the coding sequence ATGAACCACTGGCTTACCGCGCCTATTCTGATCCCCCTTCTCGGGGGCATCCTCCAGGTCTTCATGGGATATGCCCCCATCAGCCTGCGTCGCACCCTGGCGATGACAACAACGGTCCTCCTCCTGGTGTCCGCCATTGTCCTGTTGGTGCTCGCTGATGACGGCAGCTACCGTGCCTATGCCTTTGGCAACTGGGCACCACCGTTCGGCATTGTTCTGGTTCTCGACCGTCTTGCAGCGTTAATGCTGGTGTTAACCGCCACATTGGCCCTGTTTTGCCACATCTATTCCATCGGCGGGGCAGATGAAGGCAACCGGCAGTTCCACGCCCTGTTCCTGTTTCAGTTGCTGGGGTTGAACATCGCCTTCCTGACCGGTGACCTGTTCAATCTGTTTGTCGCCTTCGAGGTACTGCTGATTGCCTCTTACGGGCTGCTGATGCATGGCACGGGAACCGCACGCACGGTACCGGGATTGCACTACGTGGTCCTGAATCTGGCCGGCTCTTCAGTCTTCCTGATCAGCGTGGGCATGATCTACAGTGTCACCGGCACCCTCAACATGGCGGACCTCGCGCTGCAGGTGCCAAAAGTCAGCGGTGAAAATCTGCTCATCGTCAAAGCCGCCGGTATGATGCTGCTGGTGGTGTTTGGACTTAAGGCCGCGATCCTGCCCCTGTGTTTCTGGCTGCCAAGAGCCTACGCCAAAGCGACCGCGCCCGTTGCTGCGCTCTTCGCAGTGATGACCAAGGTCGGTATCTACGCCATCCTTCGTGTCTACACGCTGATCTTTGGCAATCAGGCGGGCGAGCTCGCCGGCCTGGGTATGGACTGGCTCTTCCCGCTGGCACTGATTACCCTGGCCATGGGCGTTATCGGTGCGCTGGGCTCCGAAAGCCTGAAAACCCTGGTGGCCTGGCAAGTCATTATTTCCGTCGGCACCCTTTTGGCTGCCATGTCCCTGGGGTCCGAAGCGGGCACTTCAGCCGCTCTGTTCTACCTGCTCAACACCACCTGGGTGGTGGGCGGTCTGTTCCTCGTAGCGGACCTGATCAGCCGACAGCGCGGCACTGCCAGGGACCGGATCGTGACGGCGCCCAGAATGCACAATCGCACCTTCCTCAGTACGCTGTTCCTGATCGGCGCCGTCGCCGCGGCAGGGCTGCCACCATTGAGTGGCTTCTTTGCCAAGCTACTGATTCTCCAGGCCGCAGCGCCAGGAACACAAATGGCCTGGCTATGGTCGGTGGTGCTGGGTGGCGGTTTCTTCACGCTCATCGCGTACAGTCGCGCCGGCAGCATCATATTCTGGCGTACCGTCGATGGTCACATTGAGAACCCAGGCAAGCTCAGTGGTACCGTGTCAGTCTCGGCCGGCGCACTGGTCGCACTGAGCGTGGTGATCGTTATCCTTGCCGGCCCTATCACCCGCTACGCCGATGCCACAGCGGCGCAACTGCACAACAGCAGCGACTACATTGAAATACTGAAAACACCCATGGTCGGGGAGGAGGAATAA
- a CDS encoding monovalent cation/H+ antiporter subunit A, producing the protein MSLPLVVLLPFLGALAAPLFAQGGRTAIAIASSVPAIIALAALYPHWSTLANGGIVLHSYEWLPALGISFSFRLDGLSMLFALLILVIGLLIILYARYYLKAKENVGKFYSLLLCFMGSMLGIVMSSNLLLMLVFWELTSLTSFLLISFWNHKQDARRGARMALAVTGGGGLALMAGILILGNIVGSFELDDVLAAGDLIKAHSLYPVALTLVLLGAFTKSAQFPFHFWLPHAMQAPTPVSAYLHSATMVKAGIFLMARLYPALAGTEQWFYMVSFTGMATLLIGAYVAMFKHDLKGLLAHSTVSHLGLITLLFGMGTKLAAVAAVFHVINHATFKASLFMAAGIIDHETGTRDMRRINGLWQYMPHTATLAMVAAASMAGVPLLNGFLSKEMFFAEALQLNLPGFWAWIPPLIATLAGIFAVAYSARFIHDVFFNGKPVDLPIYPPHEPPRYMKIPVEILVFACIMVGVFPAISVGPLLYAAATATLGGAVPEYHLTIVHGFNLPLVMSFAAFFGGLLMYSQRQRFFDFHARFKEIDEKAVFEAVISWLTTTANRLTSYIENGSLQRYAALLVISVVAVAIVPLTSLGVFVGENGLSPIDWPTLTGIAVLILCALATAVMHRERFYALILLSVVGLLVSLGFARFSAPDLAMTQLSVEVVTIVLLMLALFYMPSWTPMESSTGRRVRDVVIALVAGTGMTLVTLAMLTRPFTSISEYFLENSKPGGGGTNVVNVILVDFRGFDTLGEITVLAIAALGIYAMLKNTVLTPPPGDGQGHAWNRDAYPLMLRQIARPMLPLALMVSVYIFLRGHNMPGGGFIAGLITAVALILQYIASGMVWTQHRVPFRYHNVIGLGLLFAVIAGAASYAFGYPFLTSTFDYITWPVVGKFEVASALVFDLGVYLTVIGATLLALVSIGRMSPHSAIKSKKESA; encoded by the coding sequence TCAGTTTCCGGCTGGACGGCCTATCGATGCTGTTCGCCTTGTTGATTCTGGTTATCGGCCTGCTGATCATTCTGTATGCCCGCTACTACCTGAAGGCCAAGGAGAACGTCGGGAAGTTCTACTCACTCCTGCTGTGTTTCATGGGCTCGATGCTGGGTATCGTCATGTCCAGCAACCTCCTGCTGATGCTGGTGTTCTGGGAACTGACCAGCCTGACGTCCTTTCTGCTGATCAGTTTCTGGAACCATAAACAGGATGCCCGTCGCGGTGCCCGCATGGCGCTGGCCGTCACCGGTGGAGGCGGCTTGGCCCTGATGGCGGGCATTCTGATTCTCGGCAACATTGTCGGCAGCTTCGAGCTCGATGATGTACTGGCAGCCGGCGACCTGATCAAGGCCCATAGCCTGTATCCTGTCGCCCTCACCCTTGTGCTGCTGGGCGCTTTCACCAAATCAGCCCAGTTCCCGTTCCATTTCTGGCTGCCCCATGCCATGCAGGCACCCACCCCGGTATCGGCGTACCTGCATTCCGCCACCATGGTAAAAGCCGGCATTTTCCTGATGGCTCGCCTTTACCCGGCACTGGCGGGCACCGAACAGTGGTTCTATATGGTCAGCTTCACCGGCATGGCCACACTGTTGATCGGTGCCTATGTGGCCATGTTCAAACATGACCTGAAGGGTCTGCTGGCACATTCGACGGTCAGTCATTTGGGGTTGATTACCCTGCTGTTTGGCATGGGCACCAAACTGGCCGCCGTCGCCGCCGTTTTCCACGTGATCAATCACGCCACCTTCAAAGCGTCACTGTTTATGGCGGCGGGCATCATTGACCATGAAACCGGCACCCGGGATATGCGGCGGATCAACGGCCTCTGGCAATACATGCCTCATACCGCCACCCTGGCAATGGTTGCCGCGGCCTCTATGGCAGGTGTGCCGTTGCTCAACGGTTTCCTGAGCAAGGAAATGTTCTTTGCCGAAGCCCTGCAACTGAACCTGCCGGGGTTCTGGGCCTGGATACCACCACTGATCGCCACCCTGGCGGGGATCTTTGCCGTCGCCTATTCAGCACGTTTTATCCACGATGTGTTCTTCAACGGCAAACCGGTGGACCTGCCGATTTACCCCCCACATGAACCACCCCGCTATATGAAGATCCCGGTGGAAATCCTGGTGTTTGCCTGCATTATGGTCGGGGTGTTCCCCGCCATCTCCGTTGGTCCGCTGCTTTATGCCGCAGCCACTGCCACCCTTGGGGGCGCCGTGCCGGAGTATCATCTGACCATCGTCCACGGTTTCAACCTGCCACTGGTGATGAGTTTTGCTGCCTTCTTTGGTGGCCTGCTTATGTACAGCCAGCGCCAGCGCTTCTTCGACTTCCACGCCCGCTTCAAGGAAATCGATGAAAAGGCGGTCTTCGAGGCCGTCATTTCCTGGCTGACGACGACGGCTAACCGGCTGACTTCCTATATAGAAAACGGCTCTTTGCAACGCTACGCGGCATTGCTGGTTATCAGTGTGGTCGCCGTCGCGATTGTGCCGTTGACCAGCCTGGGGGTATTCGTCGGCGAGAACGGGCTATCGCCCATCGACTGGCCCACCCTGACGGGCATTGCCGTCCTGATCCTGTGCGCCCTGGCAACAGCCGTGATGCACCGGGAACGCTTCTACGCTCTGATTCTGCTGAGCGTGGTCGGCCTCCTGGTATCCCTGGGCTTTGCCCGTTTCTCCGCACCGGATCTCGCCATGACCCAGCTGTCCGTTGAGGTGGTGACCATCGTGCTACTGATGCTGGCGCTCTTTTACATGCCTTCCTGGACCCCGATGGAAAGCTCAACCGGCCGACGCGTTCGTGACGTAGTAATTGCCCTGGTTGCTGGCACGGGCATGACCCTGGTAACCCTGGCAATGCTCACCCGGCCGTTTACGTCCATTTCCGAGTATTTTCTCGAGAACAGCAAGCCGGGCGGCGGCGGCACCAATGTGGTGAATGTCATCCTCGTTGACTTCCGGGGTTTCGATACCCTTGGTGAAATCACCGTGTTGGCCATTGCCGCTCTGGGCATCTACGCCATGCTCAAGAATACCGTCCTGACACCGCCGCCCGGCGACGGACAGGGACATGCCTGGAACCGTGATGCCTACCCGCTGATGCTGCGTCAGATCGCGCGGCCCATGCTACCCCTGGCACTGATGGTGTCTGTTTATATTTTCCTGCGTGGGCATAACATGCCCGGCGGCGGCTTCATCGCCGGCCTGATTACAGCCGTGGCACTGATCCTCCAGTACATTGCCAGTGGCATGGTCTGGACCCAGCATCGGGTGCCGTTCCGCTATCACAACGTCATTGGTCTCGGGCTGCTGTTCGCGGTGATCGCCGGCGCTGCCAGCTACGCGTTTGGCTACCCGTTCCTGACCAGTACGTTCGACTACATAACGTGGCCGGTTGTCGGCAAATTCGAAGTGGCCTCGGCCCTGGTGTTTGATCTGGGGGTCTATCTCACAGTTATTGGAGCGACACTGCTGGCATTGGTCAGCATCGGTCGCATGTCTCCCCATTCCGCCATTAAAAGCAAGAAGGAGAGCGCATAA
- a CDS encoding K+/H+ antiporter subunit F, with the protein MIGIALNMTIAMVVLAALLNVYRLIRGPDAPDRVLALDTLYINAIALIILLGITLGTRMYLEAALLIAVMGFVGTVAMAKYLKRGSVIE; encoded by the coding sequence ATGATTGGCATCGCTCTTAACATGACCATTGCCATGGTCGTACTTGCGGCCTTGCTGAATGTCTATCGCCTGATCAGGGGGCCGGATGCTCCGGATCGGGTCCTGGCGTTGGACACTCTGTATATCAACGCCATCGCCCTGATCATCCTGCTCGGCATTACGCTCGGAACGCGCATGTATCTGGAGGCGGCACTGTTGATTGCCGTCATGGGCTTCGTTGGCACCGTTGCGATGGCGAAATACCTGAAACGGGGCAGTGTCATTGAATAG
- a CDS encoding Na+/H+ antiporter subunit C has protein sequence MELAFALAIGALTASGVYLLLRARTFPVVIGLTLLSYGVNLFLFSSGRLATGGQPIIGSTSQYSDPLPQALVLTAIVIGFAMTAFVVVLALRNLADNEDDHVDGYQSGPKPGKKTEDAEGSGK, from the coding sequence ATGGAGTTGGCATTCGCTCTGGCCATCGGTGCGCTGACTGCCTCCGGTGTGTACCTGCTATTACGCGCCCGGACCTTCCCGGTCGTGATCGGCCTGACGCTGTTGTCCTATGGCGTCAACCTGTTCCTGTTCTCTTCCGGCCGACTGGCTACCGGCGGGCAGCCTATCATCGGCAGCACCAGCCAGTATTCAGATCCACTGCCGCAGGCACTGGTGCTGACCGCCATTGTCATCGGCTTTGCCATGACCGCGTTTGTGGTGGTGCTGGCCCTCAGGAACCTGGCAGACAATGAAGACGATCACGTAGACGGATACCAGTCCGGGCCGAAGCCCGGGAAGAAGACAGAAGACGCGGAGGGATCCGGCAAATGA
- a CDS encoding Na+/H+ antiporter subunit G, producing MNALAEYAITALLLTGGAFTLVGAIGLARLPDFYTRLHGPTKATTLGVGAIILASVVYFSSRGEGIGITEILITAFLFLTAPISANILAKAAMHIRVDVMEGTQGNPWDQ from the coding sequence ATGAACGCGCTTGCCGAATATGCTATAACGGCCCTGCTACTGACCGGGGGTGCCTTTACTCTGGTCGGAGCCATCGGCCTCGCCCGGCTGCCTGACTTCTATACCCGCCTTCACGGGCCGACCAAGGCTACGACTCTGGGCGTAGGCGCCATCATACTGGCTTCCGTGGTCTACTTCAGTTCCCGGGGAGAAGGTATTGGTATCACCGAGATCCTGATTACTGCCTTCCTGTTCCTGACTGCGCCGATCAGTGCCAACATCCTGGCCAAGGCAGCCATGCATATCCGCGTCGATGTAATGGAAGGCACCCAGGGCAATCCCTGGGATCAGTGA
- a CDS encoding fatty acid--CoA ligase, which translates to MAQTRILPPADNAHQYPLLIKQLLLSGPRYSPDQEIVYANRGKYTYTDLVERIHRLANALTDAGVKPGDTVAVMDWDTPRYLECFFAIPMIGAVLHTINVRLSPDQIVYTMNHAEDDVVLVHDDFLPIIEGVRDEIKTVKNYIQLTDDNEAKSTSLDTLGEYETLLAGAGTEFDFPDFDENSVATTFYTTGTTGNPKGVFFSHRQLVLHTLAMTGSLSAYDEMPLLRSSSVYMPVTPMFHVHAWGVPYAATMMGIKQVYPGRYEPELLVDLLKEHKVSFSHCVPTIMQMMMGTESIKTADLSNWHVLIGGSALTKGLCDAGAKLGIRMYTGYGMSETCPLLSVTHLKPEDLELPLEQQTAKRVKTGIAVPMVDLEIVDPSGNPVAHDGEAKGEVVARAPWLTQSYFKEPEKGEELWEGGWLHTGDVASIEPDNTLVIKDRIKDVIKTGGEWLSSLDLENLISQHPAVAGAAVVGVPDEKWGERPHALVTLKPGEEATLADIQSHLKQFVDTGEINKWAIPEQIDFVEDIPKTSVGKINKKLIRDQLK; encoded by the coding sequence ATGGCACAGACCCGCATTCTTCCACCAGCGGACAACGCTCACCAGTATCCCCTCCTGATCAAGCAACTACTGCTGTCCGGCCCCAGATACTCTCCGGACCAGGAAATTGTGTACGCCAACCGCGGCAAGTACACCTATACCGATCTGGTTGAACGCATCCATCGGCTGGCCAACGCCCTCACCGATGCTGGCGTAAAGCCCGGCGACACGGTGGCGGTGATGGACTGGGACACGCCGCGTTACCTCGAATGTTTCTTTGCGATTCCGATGATCGGAGCGGTACTGCACACCATTAATGTGCGCCTCTCGCCTGATCAGATCGTCTACACCATGAATCACGCCGAAGACGATGTGGTGCTGGTGCACGATGACTTCCTGCCCATCATTGAAGGCGTCAGGGATGAGATCAAAACCGTAAAAAACTACATCCAGCTCACCGACGACAACGAAGCAAAATCCACCAGCCTCGACACTCTCGGTGAATACGAAACCCTTCTGGCAGGGGCCGGAACCGAATTCGACTTCCCGGATTTCGACGAGAACAGCGTCGCAACCACTTTCTATACCACTGGCACAACAGGGAATCCCAAGGGCGTTTTCTTCAGCCACCGTCAGTTGGTATTGCACACGCTGGCGATGACCGGGTCGCTATCTGCCTACGACGAGATGCCACTCTTACGCTCCTCATCGGTCTACATGCCGGTCACCCCCATGTTCCACGTCCATGCCTGGGGCGTCCCCTACGCCGCTACCATGATGGGTATCAAGCAGGTCTATCCCGGCCGCTATGAGCCGGAACTGCTGGTGGACCTGCTCAAAGAACACAAGGTGTCCTTCTCCCACTGTGTACCGACCATAATGCAGATGATGATGGGCACCGAGTCGATCAAGACCGCGGACCTCAGCAACTGGCATGTGCTGATCGGCGGTAGCGCGCTGACCAAGGGCCTGTGTGATGCCGGCGCCAAGCTTGGCATTCGCATGTACACCGGTTACGGCATGTCGGAAACCTGCCCGCTGCTGAGTGTTACCCACTTGAAACCGGAAGATCTCGAGCTGCCACTGGAGCAACAGACCGCCAAGCGGGTCAAAACCGGTATTGCCGTCCCCATGGTTGACCTGGAGATCGTGGACCCCTCCGGCAATCCGGTCGCCCATGACGGAGAAGCCAAGGGGGAAGTGGTTGCCCGCGCGCCCTGGCTGACCCAGAGCTACTTCAAGGAACCGGAGAAAGGCGAAGAGCTGTGGGAAGGCGGCTGGCTCCATACCGGGGACGTCGCGTCCATCGAACCGGACAACACCCTAGTGATCAAGGACCGCATCAAGGACGTTATCAAGACCGGCGGCGAATGGCTATCTTCCCTGGATCTGGAAAACCTGATCAGCCAGCATCCGGCCGTTGCTGGCGCTGCCGTTGTCGGTGTTCCCGATGAGAAATGGGGCGAGCGGCCTCACGCTCTGGTCACCCTGAAGCCGGGCGAGGAAGCAACGCTGGCGGATATCCAGAGTCACCTGAAGCAATTCGTCGACACCGGCGAGATCAACAAATGGGCCATTCCCGAACAGATCGACTTCGTGGAAGACATTCCCAAGACCAGTGTTGGCAAGATCAACAAGAAGCTGATTCGGGATCAACTCAAGTAA
- a CDS encoding Na+/H+ antiporter subunit E, which yields MFDRLNFPQPWLSLTLFLVWQFLSNSVSGASVVMGLFLAWLIPQLTQGFWPERPVLVRPWRLPGYLLRVLVDIVIASITVARLIVSGRTPKPVFVSYPLELEQPMAITILASTISLTPGTVSADVSDDQKILLIHTLDADSEQEVIDAIKHRYEKPLMEMFR from the coding sequence ATGTTTGACCGCCTGAATTTCCCCCAGCCATGGCTCAGTCTGACCCTGTTTCTTGTCTGGCAGTTCCTGAGCAACAGTGTTTCCGGTGCCAGCGTGGTGATGGGACTGTTCCTGGCCTGGCTGATCCCTCAGCTGACCCAGGGGTTCTGGCCAGAACGCCCGGTCCTCGTCAGACCCTGGCGTTTGCCCGGCTACCTGTTGCGGGTACTGGTGGATATTGTCATCGCCAGCATCACGGTTGCCCGGCTGATTGTAAGCGGGCGCACCCCGAAACCCGTTTTCGTCAGTTATCCACTGGAACTGGAACAACCGATGGCCATCACGATACTTGCCAGCACCATCTCCCTCACGCCCGGGACGGTGAGTGCGGATGTCAGTGACGACCAGAAAATACTGCTGATTCATACCCTGGATGCGGACAGTGAACAGGAAGTCATTGACGCCATCAAACACCGATATGAGAAACCCTTGATGGAGATGTTTCGATGA
- a CDS encoding alkaline phosphatase PhoX, with the protein MSGPMIPNHQRWSRRDVLRTIFFTAGAVGSASWLSGCGGGSESSASPIAPGPGVEPVPGDIPDTVESLVGRFANIGPLREIPDIHGVRTPEGFATRIVAINGELPQPAGMSPLAPQTGGVGNRPWHIFPDGGGAVPRDNGGWIYISNSEVPGVGTIGFTYPALATLANAAEELTPGLAQVGTLVFDPDGTIVDSYTILSGTTFNCAGCVTPWNTWLSCEEFPNGQVWECDPYQPGEGLARPTLGYFSHEAIAIDPQQRLLYLTEDMPDGRFYRWIPDPSDWPEGAERAALQSGRLQMLSVGGEGAEGALHSPQPVTWVDVQNPHEPQHENRLEESTVFDGGEGVWFFQGIVYFATKGDDRIWALDVAAQTVEVIYERATAEAPNDILSGVDNLFVTSQGDVLVAEDGGDMQVVVILPDRTLKPLLQIVGQDASEIAGIAFSPDGKRMYFTSDRGGRNGLGGFTNGLGMVYELILPDGL; encoded by the coding sequence ATGTCTGGACCAATGATCCCCAACCACCAGCGCTGGAGCCGTCGTGATGTACTGCGCACCATCTTTTTTACAGCGGGGGCGGTTGGATCCGCCTCCTGGCTGAGCGGGTGCGGTGGCGGCTCGGAATCGTCGGCTTCGCCCATTGCTCCCGGGCCGGGTGTCGAACCAGTACCCGGAGACATTCCCGATACAGTGGAGAGTCTGGTTGGTCGTTTTGCAAATATTGGCCCGCTGCGTGAGATTCCGGATATACACGGTGTGCGCACTCCAGAGGGCTTCGCGACGAGGATCGTTGCTATCAACGGAGAACTGCCTCAACCTGCGGGCATGTCGCCTCTGGCGCCACAGACGGGTGGGGTGGGAAACAGGCCCTGGCACATTTTTCCGGATGGGGGTGGCGCGGTTCCCAGAGACAACGGCGGTTGGATATATATCAGCAACAGTGAAGTGCCTGGAGTCGGGACCATTGGTTTTACCTATCCGGCCTTGGCGACATTGGCCAATGCCGCGGAAGAACTGACTCCGGGTCTCGCCCAGGTAGGCACGTTGGTTTTTGATCCCGATGGCACAATTGTTGACTCGTACACCATCCTGTCCGGAACAACCTTCAACTGCGCCGGTTGTGTCACGCCCTGGAATACCTGGCTCTCCTGCGAGGAGTTTCCCAATGGTCAGGTGTGGGAGTGCGACCCGTACCAGCCGGGTGAGGGACTGGCCCGCCCGACGCTGGGGTATTTCTCCCACGAAGCCATTGCGATTGATCCGCAGCAACGCCTGCTCTATCTCACTGAAGATATGCCGGATGGCCGTTTTTACCGCTGGATACCGGACCCCTCCGATTGGCCTGAGGGGGCAGAACGCGCCGCCCTGCAGTCAGGTCGATTGCAGATGTTGAGTGTTGGAGGCGAAGGGGCGGAAGGTGCCCTGCATTCGCCTCAGCCCGTGACCTGGGTCGATGTGCAGAATCCCCATGAGCCCCAGCATGAGAATCGTCTGGAAGAATCCACGGTCTTTGATGGTGGGGAGGGCGTCTGGTTTTTCCAGGGTATTGTCTATTTTGCAACCAAGGGCGATGATCGAATATGGGCCCTGGACGTTGCGGCCCAGACCGTTGAGGTTATCTACGAGCGAGCAACTGCCGAAGCGCCCAATGACATACTCTCCGGCGTTGATAACCTGTTCGTGACCTCGCAGGGGGATGTACTGGTGGCCGAGGATGGTGGCGATATGCAGGTGGTTGTGATTCTTCCGGATCGCACCCTCAAGCCATTGCTTCAGATCGTTGGTCAGGATGCTTCGGAAATCGCCGGGATTGCGTTCTCGCCGGATGGCAAGCGTATGTACTTTACTTCTGATCGGGGAGGGCGGAATGGTTTGGGCGGATTTACCAATGGTCTTGGGATGGTGTACGAGCTGATTCTGCCCGACGGTCTTTAA
- a CDS encoding pyrimidine/purine nucleoside phosphorylase produces the protein MLTVNEYFDGKAKSISFQTSTLPATVGVISPGEYEFGTSKKETMTVISGALTVLLPGMEEWMTYGSGESFDVAGQASFKAKTDIDTAYLCTYE, from the coding sequence ATGCTGACTGTAAACGAATACTTTGACGGCAAGGCAAAATCCATCTCCTTCCAGACCTCTACTCTGCCGGCCACCGTTGGCGTCATCAGCCCCGGCGAATATGAGTTCGGAACCAGCAAAAAAGAGACCATGACGGTGATCAGCGGCGCCCTGACCGTTCTGCTTCCCGGCATGGAAGAGTGGATGACATACGGCTCCGGCGAGAGTTTCGATGTTGCAGGCCAAGCAAGCTTCAAGGCGAAAACTGATATCGATACCGCCTACCTCTGCACCTACGAATAA
- a CDS encoding alkaline phosphatase D family protein: MNKQRRTVVKGLAAASFTALTACGGSSTGSSRAGQEPSPGTVSGDEASLPAVAFNHGVASGDPLADRVILWTRVTPTGVLPRTIDRIPVQVSVARDRDMQEVVARFDASTGPDRDFCVKVDAVGLQPDTWYYYQFAVGSQRSSIGRTRTFPISSAATERARFAVVSCSNYAFGLFSVYKAVSDHADLDFVLHLGDYVYEYGPGEYGDFPGREPLPAHEMIELADYRLRHAQYKTDPNLQAVHQQFPMICIWDDHESANDSYVGGAENHDEATEGDWSTRKAVSIQAYHEWLPIREHPTDPERIWRDFAFGNLIDLFMMDTRLEGRDQQVSSPSDPARFSADRRLISEDQLGWLVAGLTESSARWRMIGQQVMFAELNIARTVDVAKTLGLEDEIEFNGQLAALNVDQWDGYVADREVILQTLAENGIDNTVIFTGDIHTSWANEVYADSGNLLENTLSTPLAAEFVTPSVTSPGLPDGVAELAELAVPVANPHMKYVELKSRGFMLVDVTLERTQAEFYYVRNITSEDDVGKIDAAKTKVVGVDDGNSSIYQDRALSEPRALRTAMFHPPVRTAVS, encoded by the coding sequence ATGAACAAACAACGTCGTACCGTGGTCAAGGGGCTCGCTGCAGCTTCATTCACGGCCCTGACCGCCTGTGGCGGTAGTTCGACAGGGTCATCTCGTGCCGGCCAGGAGCCCTCCCCGGGAACTGTTTCAGGAGATGAGGCATCCCTGCCGGCAGTTGCTTTCAACCATGGCGTGGCGTCCGGTGATCCCCTGGCTGATCGGGTGATTCTCTGGACCCGGGTGACGCCAACAGGCGTGTTGCCCCGAACCATTGACCGCATACCTGTGCAGGTGAGTGTCGCGCGGGACCGGGATATGCAAGAGGTCGTGGCACGGTTTGATGCCTCTACCGGCCCGGACAGGGATTTTTGCGTCAAGGTTGATGCCGTGGGTCTGCAACCGGACACCTGGTACTACTACCAGTTTGCCGTTGGAAGTCAGCGCTCTTCCATCGGCCGCACCCGCACCTTCCCAATCTCCAGCGCCGCCACTGAACGGGCGCGGTTTGCGGTCGTCTCCTGTTCAAATTATGCGTTTGGTCTGTTCTCGGTTTATAAGGCTGTGAGTGACCACGCCGACCTGGATTTTGTGTTGCACCTGGGCGATTACGTCTATGAGTACGGACCGGGTGAGTATGGCGATTTCCCGGGGCGAGAGCCGTTGCCAGCCCACGAAATGATTGAGCTGGCGGATTACCGTTTGCGCCACGCCCAGTACAAGACCGATCCTAATCTGCAGGCTGTTCACCAGCAGTTCCCGATGATTTGCATCTGGGATGATCACGAATCAGCGAACGACAGTTATGTTGGTGGCGCCGAAAACCACGATGAAGCCACCGAGGGCGACTGGTCGACACGAAAGGCTGTCTCCATACAGGCCTACCATGAGTGGCTGCCGATTCGCGAGCACCCGACCGACCCGGAAAGGATCTGGCGTGATTTCGCCTTTGGCAATCTGATTGACCTGTTCATGATGGACACTCGATTGGAGGGTCGGGATCAGCAGGTTTCCTCGCCCAGTGATCCGGCTCGTTTCAGTGCGGACCGCAGGCTGATCAGCGAGGACCAGTTAGGCTGGTTGGTGGCCGGGCTGACAGAGTCTTCAGCCCGGTGGCGAATGATCGGCCAGCAGGTGATGTTTGCGGAGCTCAATATAGCCCGCACTGTCGATGTAGCCAAAACTCTCGGACTGGAAGACGAGATTGAATTCAACGGTCAGTTGGCGGCCCTGAATGTCGATCAGTGGGACGGTTACGTGGCGGATCGCGAGGTTATTCTGCAAACTCTGGCAGAAAACGGGATCGACAACACGGTCATCTTTACCGGCGACATTCATACCTCCTGGGCCAATGAGGTCTACGCAGACTCCGGCAATCTTCTGGAAAATACCCTGTCCACACCATTGGCGGCCGAGTTCGTCACACCCTCTGTAACGTCGCCCGGATTACCTGATGGGGTGGCGGAGCTTGCGGAACTGGCTGTACCTGTCGCTAATCCACACATGAAATACGTTGAGCTGAAATCCCGCGGATTCATGCTGGTGGACGTCACTTTGGAGCGCACCCAGGCAGAATTCTATTACGTACGCAATATCACCAGTGAAGATGATGTTGGCAAGATCGATGCCGCTAAAACAAAAGTGGTTGGCGTGGATGATGGAAACAGCTCCATATACCAGGATCGGGCGCTTTCCGAGCCGCGGGCTCTGCGCACAGCCATGTTTCATCCGCCTGTTCGAACAGCTGTAAGTTGA